The stretch of DNA CTATTATCCTAGTTTATGAAAGTTATTGGTTTAATAAGCGGTACTTCTGTCGATGGGATTGATGCTGCTTTAGTAGAAGTTGAAGGAAAAGAAGAAGATTTACAGGTAAAACTGATAGCAGGTCATACCTATCCTTATCCACAAGAACTAAGGAAGCAAATTTTAGCAGTTTGTGGCGGAATATCTTTATCCGTAGAGCAATTAGCTCAATTAGATGATGCGATCGCTGGAGAATTTGCCCTTGCTGCACGCTCAATTCAAAATGAATATCCTCAAGCTGAGTTAATTGGTTCTCACGGTCAAACCGTATTTCATCGACCTCCAATGCCTGCAACTGCTCAAGAACCATTTCAACTTGGTTATAGTGTACAACTCGGAAGAGGTGCAGTAATTGCTAATTTGACTGGTCTTCCTACTATAAGTAATTTTCGTCAAGCAGATTTGGCTGCGGGAGGACAAGGCGCACCTTTAGTTTCTAAAATTGATGCTTGTTTACTATCTCACCCAACTAAATCTAGAGCAATTCAAAATATTGGTGGAATTGGTAACGTCACTTATTTACCAGCTAATCATGAGTTAAACTGGATTCAACAAGTCTGCGGTTGGGATACAGGTCCTGGTAATGCACTCTTGGATTTGGCAGTACAACGATTAACTAATGGTCGTCAAAACTATGATCACAATGGTAGTTGGGCTGCTCAAGGTACTCCCTGTACTAAGTTAGTTTCTCAGTGGTTAAAACAAGATTTTTTTACTCAACCACCACCGAAATCCACGGGAAGAGAACTATTTGGTGAACTTTATCTAGACCAGTGTTGGCAAGAAGCTCAAATTGAAAAACTTGAGCCAGCCGACTGGTTAGCGACTGTAACTGAATTGACTATTGCTTCTATCTCTGATAGTTATCGTCATTTCTTACCGCAACTACCTGATGAAGTAATCCTTTGTGGAGGTGGTAGTCGTAATTTTTATCTGAGACAAAGACTGCAAGCTGAGTTAACATCGACACAGATATTAACTACAGATGAGTTAGGCATCAATGGGGATTTTAAAGAAGCGATCGCTTTTGCTGTCTTGGCTTATTGGCGATTCTGCTACTCAGTTCCCGGTAATTTACCTCAAGTAACTGGAGCTACCCAGGAAGCTTTATTAGGTGAGGTTAGTTATCCGATTGCCAATCAAAATAATCGTTCTGATTAATATTTTTTAATTTATAGTACCACTCAATGAAAAAGTTTTAGTTATTACCTCGTCAAAAAAAAATTGTGACTCATCGTTTTTTATTAGAACCAGGAAATTGGAGTTTTGATGGCTATTGGTTAGAAAAAAATAAAATACCCTCCCCGGTACAAGGCATAACAGTGATCACCTGGAAACAGCAAAACTGGTTCACCATGGTTAGTAAATTAGTATTAGGAGATAATTATCAAGAAGAAATTGCCCTCAAATATAAAGGTCATCTCGATTCTGAAGGAAAATATTATACTTACGTTCTCCAGCATAGTCTTTGGGGCAGAGTAGAAGGAGAAGGCTGGATTGGTCCAACCTCTATAATTCAATGTTACTGGTTAATAGGAGCGACACAACGACACACTGGTTTTGATACTTTTTATCGTTTAAACGAGGATACTTATCATTTTTCTGGTGGAATTTTAGCTGGTCACCATCTCAAAAATACGATGGAAGTTACTCTCAAACGCCAAATTTAAATTTTAATTTTATTTGTATGAATATGAATAAAGATCCTAACTATGGTCGTATATTAGCCAATCGTTACCAACTCGCAGAATTGGTAGGAGAAGGCGCAATGGGAAGGGTGTACAAGGCTAAAGATACTATACTTGGGGGAGTAACTGTAGCAGTTAAGTTTTTATCTCAGGCATTATTAAATAATAATATGCGCGATCGCTTTGAGCGAGAAGCGACTATTTCGGCATTGTTAGGAGAAAAAAGTATTCATGTAGTTAGAGTTAAAGACTATGGCGTAGACGAACAGAATATTCCTTTCTACGTAATGGAATTTCTTTTAGGGGAAGATTTAGATAGTGTTCTACGCTATCAACCTCTTTCATTGTCCCGATTTTTGACTGTTACTCGTCATATTTGTTTAGCGTTAGAATCTGCTCATCAAGGCATTGTTTTTAATGGAGAATTATGTACCATTATTCATCGAGATATTAAACCTAGTAATATCGTTATTATTCAAGACCCTACTTTAGGGGAAATAGCCAAAATTTTAGATTTTGGTATTGCT from Stanieria cyanosphaera PCC 7437 encodes:
- a CDS encoding anhydro-N-acetylmuramic acid kinase, whose translation is MKVIGLISGTSVDGIDAALVEVEGKEEDLQVKLIAGHTYPYPQELRKQILAVCGGISLSVEQLAQLDDAIAGEFALAARSIQNEYPQAELIGSHGQTVFHRPPMPATAQEPFQLGYSVQLGRGAVIANLTGLPTISNFRQADLAAGGQGAPLVSKIDACLLSHPTKSRAIQNIGGIGNVTYLPANHELNWIQQVCGWDTGPGNALLDLAVQRLTNGRQNYDHNGSWAAQGTPCTKLVSQWLKQDFFTQPPPKSTGRELFGELYLDQCWQEAQIEKLEPADWLATVTELTIASISDSYRHFLPQLPDEVILCGGGSRNFYLRQRLQAELTSTQILTTDELGINGDFKEAIAFAVLAYWRFCYSVPGNLPQVTGATQEALLGEVSYPIANQNNRSD